The following nucleotide sequence is from Calidithermus timidus DSM 17022.
GACGGCAGCGTGTCCAGCCGTCAGATCAGCCACGAGGGAAAGGAAGCCACGGTGCTTGAGGTCAGCCCTACCCTCACCTGGAGCCGGGTCGTCATCACCGACCGCTTCGATGTCGGCGGTCGGGCCGTCGTGACCTTCAGCAGCCGCAGCTCCAGCTACCCGGACAAGGGGTACACCCGCGGGACCAACCTCACCACCGGCCAGGTCTACGAGCTTAGGAACGACGGGAGCGGCCTTGATAAATTCATCAAGCCCGGGCGTTACCACTTCGACTACCTCTGCGGCTGGACCAGGGACGGGGGCTGGGATGTGGTGCTCGGGGACGGGGATGGGCTGTCCCCCTGCCTTGCCTCGGGGCGGGAGGATACGATCAACTGATCCTCTCATAATCGCCCGCCGGGCAGTCGAACTCGCACTAGAATGGGTCTCATGAAGCGCATCGCACTGCTGATCCTGGTTCCCGCTCTGCTGGCCGCCGCCTGCAACCGCGTTGAGCCCCCGCCCCCCCCGCCGCCGGCGGATCCCCCCGCCGACGGCCCCATCGTCTGGGGCAATGCTGCTAATAACCCCGAGCTGGTCTTCTACTACTTCAAGCAAGCGGCCCGGGGCCTGGAGGTGACCACCTACATCGAGTCGCCGGACGGGAAGCAGCGCCACCAGTGGTACGGCACCCCGGACGTTCCCGAGAGCAGGAAGCTGTATTCCGAAAAGCAGAGCTTCGGCTTCGATCAGGGCTACATCCTGCACTACGGCCAGGACGTAACCTGGGACAAGCGCTTCGGCGGGCGCAAGTTCTTCTGGAAGTACGGGTTCAAGATCGACCTCGAGCGGGGCTTCCCCTGGAAGTTCGAGGCCCCGGTGGGGCCGGTGACCTTCCTGGAGCTCGATCGCTTTCCCTGGGAGGAGCGGCCTGGGCTGGCGGGCAAAACCCCGAGGGACGATGCGGTCTGGAGCAGCCTCAACACGGTTCCGGTGAGCGGCCCCTTCATCAGCTGCTTCCAGCAGGACTCGGGGCATTACTACCCCAAGGGCATCTACATCTCCCTCTGGAAGTCGGCCTCTGTTCAGGGGCGGGAGGTGGGTCAGCTAGATCTGCCCCCCAGCTTTACCGAGCTCTGGTCGTGGACCAACGGGGTGTACAAGGGGATGGGTGAGGCCAGGGATGTTCTCACCAACCACTCCATCGGGGTGGACTCCCCCGAGATCGTCCTGAACAACCGCACCGACAACTGGGTGATCTACTACGCCGCCGCCCAGGGCAGAGGGCCTTTCCTGCACCCCTGGGAGAAGCGGCTGTGGCGGGTGATGGGGCGCAACTTCGGCGCGGTGGAGCAGCCCGACGGCAGCGTGCGCTGCGAGAAGGGCGATTGGCGCGTCGAGGAGGTCACCGAGCCGCAGGAGCTGGTGGATTTCTACATGGACCTGCTCTACCGCTCCACCAACCAAAACCCAGACGGCCTCCCCGAAGGCACCCTCATCTTCCCGCCCCACCAGCCCCCCAACTGGCCCTGAGCGAGATATCGGTATGCTCTCCCTGCGCTATCTACTCCTCGGCATACCTTCGGGCGGCCTGCTGGGCCCGGTGGCGGTGGCCTGGACCCTGGGCCGCCTGACCTGGCGGCGGGCTCTGGTCCTGACCGCCCTGGCCCTGCCCCTGTGGGCGCTGCCGATCTGGCAGCCTTACCTCTGGGCGACGCTGCTCTGGCTGGTTGGCCTGACCGCCCTCAACGCCTGGGCCGGCGGGGGGCTGCGGGAAGGCCGCCACTGGCTGCTGGGGGCCGGGGCGGTGCTGGGCCACCTGTTGCTGGCCCTGGGGCTGATCCTGCTCTTCCTCGTCTGGTTTTTGTCCGAACAGGGCCATTTCGTGTGGCCCCGGGAGTGGATCCTGGGCATAGGCGCGGCGCTGACCCCGAGCGGGCTCCTGCTGCTGGACAACGCTTACGATTTGGCCGGGAAGCTCTACCTCCTCGACGGCACGGCGGTGCTGGAAGGTCGGGTGCACGTGGCGGGGGTTCTGGGAGTGCAGGGGAGCCCCTGGTTCGCCGGAGCGGTCACCTCCGGCAGCTGTCCTGCGCTGGGTGTGGACGGGAGCTGTGTGGGGCGAGGGAGTGGACCTGGGTGTGACCGGCCTGCGGATCTCAAACCTGAGCCTCACCGGCTGGACGCCCAGCCTGGTCCTGAACAACGACTCGAGGCAGCATCGGCGCCGAAGATCTGATCGGGGGCGAGGCCGGCCAGGGCACCGCCTATGTGCTGGGGGCTCTGGCTATGGGGCTTGAATGGCGCGGGTCGTACGTCGTACGCCAAACGCGAGGCACCTCGATCCTCGACGGCGGGGAAGCACGGCCCGCACGCTTTTTAGCCATCAGCCCTGTTTGGGTCGGATCAGGAGCATCGCCACGCTGATGAGCGCGAAGGCGATGAGGGCTTGCAGCGGGATGGGAAAGCTGGGGATGTACTCGACCGAGCAGGGCACGGTGCTGCTGCACACCGCCGAGGTGTCGAGCAGGCCGCGCTGCTCGAGCAGGTGGATCACGCTGATGCTACCGCCCACCAGGGAGAGCGGCAGCACGTAGTACTTCACCTTCAGGTCGCCGCGCCACAGCGCGGTACCCAGGATGAACACCAGCGGGTACATGGCGATGCGCTGGTACCAGCACAGCGTGCAGGGCACGAACTTGCGCACCTCGGAGTAGTAGAGGCTGCCCAGCATCGCCACGATGGCCACCAGCCAGGCCAGGGCCAGCAGGAGAGAGCCCCAGTCCAGCGGGCTTTTGTTCTTCGCGTCCATATCAAAGCCATTGTAGGGGGTGCTGTAGGGGCATTTGCCTAGGCGGGTCCGTAGCGTACGAAACGCTGCAACACCTCGCCCGGAAACTCCGCCGCGCTCCCGGCCAGGCGCAGGAAGGGCATGGGAGCGATGCGCCCCAGCAGGCCCACACCGGCCCCGGCGCCCTGCCGGGTGGGCACTACCCCGGCCATCAGCCCTACGCCCCGGTAGGTCACGACGGCCCCCACCGCCTCGCCGTAGAGGTAGGCGAAGAAGGCGCTCGAGCCCTCCTTGCGCAGCAGCTTGCCCAGCGCCTGGGCAAAGGGAAAACGCCACTCGGGGGCGCCGTAGGCCTCGGTGAGGACGCGCGACAGGCTCCAGGCCTCGCTCCAGGGCACCTGCTCGGTCCAGAAGGAGCGCTTGGAGGGCTGGGCCTGGCACAGCTCGAAGGTGGCGGAAGGGGAGAGGCCTGAAGCCGCCAGCTCCGGCAGTGCCGGATCGTCCTCGGGCAGGGTGAAGGCCAGCGGAAGACCGGCCTGGGCGAAGCGGGCCTCGAGCCCGTCCAGTGCGCCCGGGTCGAAGCCAAAGGCGGTGTTGGCGAGCAGCAGCGGGAAGCTGGGCTGGAGCAGGTAGGGAACGCCCGCTACCTCCCCGGCTTGGGCCGCGAGGGGCTGGAAGAGGTCGAAGAGCTTGCTCACCCCAGCAGTGCCTCGACGAACTCGCCCGCGTCGAAAGGCTGCAGGTCGTCGGCCTTCTCGCCCACCCCGATGAACTTGATGGGCACGCCCAGCTCGCGCACGATGGGCACCAGCACCCCACCCTTGGCGGTGCCGTCGAGCTTGGTGACGATGACCCCGGTGAGGCCGGCGGTCTCGTTGAAGCGCTTGGCCTGCTCGAGGCCGTTCTGACCCGTCACCGCATCGAGCACCAGCCACACCTCGCCGGGCTCGCCGGGGTCGGCCTTGGCGATGGAGCGCTTGACCTTGGCGAGCTCCTCCATGAGGTTGTGCTTGGTGTGCAGCCGCCCGGCGGTGTCGACCATCAACAGGTCCACGCCGCGCGCCTTGCGGGCCGAGGCCGCGTCGAAGGCCAGGGCCGCGGGGTCGGAGCCCTCCTCGCCCTGGATCACCGGGATGCCCAGCCGCTGGCCCCACAGCCCGAGCTGGGCCCCGCCTGCCGCGCGGAAGGTGTCGCCCGCGCAGAACATCACGCTCTTGCCCTTCGAGCGGTAGTACTGCCCCAGCTTGGCGATGGTGGTGGTCTTGCCCACGCCGTTGACCCCCACCATCAGCACCACCTTACCCTGAGGCTCGACGGTGGCCTTCTTGGCATCGGGCTTGAAGCCCAGCTTGCGCAGCTTGGCCCGGCGGGCGTCGGGCTCGAGTTGCAGCACCAGCGCCTCCTTCACCGCCTCGCGCAGGTCGCGCTTGCCCGAAGCCCGCACCTCCTCGAGGATCTCCTGCGTGGCCTCCACCCCCACGTCGGCGGCGATGAGGGCGTACTCGAGCTCCTCGAGCACCTCCTCGGGGTTGCCGCTCCAGGGGATGGCCTTGGTGATGTTTTCACGGGTTTTGGTAAGCCCCTCGCGGAGGCGTTGCAGCCAGCTCATAGACCGCTTAAGTCTAAGCTATCGGGGAAGGGTCGTTTGGGAGTACGCACGAACTGCTTTACGAGTTCTGAGCGATGCCCTACTCCTCTGCATCCGAATCCTCTGACACCGGGCGGGCGGACTGGTTTTTGGCCGCGGACTGCTGGATCAGGCGCACCTCGGGGATGCTATCCAGGGAAAAGACCAGGCTGCGCAGCGGGTGGTTGGGTTCGGATAGCTTGCGCACCAGCGCCCGCAGCTCGTCCAGAGTGGGGTTCTGGGGCCAACACACCTCCGAGAGCACCCGCAGCGGAAAGCACCCCGCCCGGTGCAGCTCCTCCGGCAGGTACAGCTCGTACACCAGCGCATCCACCACCTGCTCCAAAACCCTCACCACCTCGCCAGCGCCCTCCCGCGCTGCTAGCAAAATGTAGTCCACCAGCCGGGTAACCAGCGCCTCGGCTTCGGGGGTGGGTTTGGGGATGGGGATTTGTTCTACGTATATTGACTTATATCGCATAAAATCGCCACGAACTTTTGGCGAAATATACCCAAAGAACCAAGTTACCAGCGTAGAGTTCAACAACCCTAGAAGATAATTGTCTGCCGTTGGAATGAGAAATAGTGTACAGTCAACGTAGTATCCTTCGGTGTCAAGAGCAAAGTTGTTGCTAATTGAGATGTCAGGATAAACAATCTTCGGCTGCTCGAACTCTTTCCAGTAGGCACAAGCTCGGAGCTCCCAGTAGTAGTGCCCTTGGTCGTATCGCTGGATGAGCTGGTTGCGATACTTTTGCATGAAAGCATGGATTGCAGGGTAGGTTTTCTCGAAAATCCTCTCGGCCTCCTCCTGGGGTTTACCCGACCATGGGTGCCGAACATTCTCGGAGGATTCTATCTTGATCAGGTATTGCTCGCTAAAGTCCACTTGCCAGCGCTTCACGTCCCGCCCGCGCAGGAAGGGCTTGAGCACCTCGGCGCTGCTTGGGTGTTCGGCCATCAGGCGGTCGCGGGTGGCGCGGTCTACCACAAAGGCTTCGTTTAGGCCGGTCTTTATACCGTAGTAGAACCTACCCCCCACGTACTCGCCCAGCGGCGTGCCGGCTTTGCGCAGCTTGTCCAGTAGGGCCAGGGTTTCCTGGCCTTCGATGCGCCAGCCGTCGTCGGTCAGGCTGGACTGGGGCATGGGGAAGTGCGCTTGCTCGAAGGTGTCGCGGAAGTTTTCGATGTTGTGTTGGGGGTTCCAGTTCAGCACCCGCATCACCTGGCCGCCCTGCCGGGCGTTTTGGGTCAGGAGGATGCTGGGGTAGGCGATGGCGGTAAAGACCGGGGCATCGCCGAAGTCTACCAGCAGCCGGATGCGGGTCTGGCGGGCCAGGTGGTGGCGTAGCTTGGCCCCGTAGGCGCTGCGGAAGTATTTGTTGGAGCAGATGTAACACAGCACCCCGCCCTCGCGCAAAAGCTTCAGGCCCAGGCGAAAGAAGTAGACGTAGAGGTCGGCGGTTCCGACGTATACGTCGGGGTATACCCGCTGATAGAGGGGTTTGTCGGCCTTAATTTTCTCCTGGCGGATGTAGGGGGGGTTGCCAATGACGATGTCGAAGCCGCGCTCGAGGCCAAACATCCAGTGCGCATCGAAGAAGCGGGCAAAGTCGTTTTGGTTGTAGGGGTCGAACTGGGCCATGCGGCGGGCTTCGTCGCTGGCAAAGCCGCTGTGCTCGAGGATTTGGGCAATTTCGGCCCGGATTTGCGCGTCGCGCTGGCGCAGGGCTTTCTTTTTGGCGAAGCTGCGGGCCAGAAAGTGCTGGTGGCGAATTTTCTGGAGCTCGGCCTCTTTCGCCTCAACCTCGAGGGGCAGCATGGCCGCCTGCTGGTTTAGGGGAACGAGCGAGTTGGCGGCCACAAACTTGGTCTCGAGGTTGGGCAGGGGCAAAATACCCCGGTTGGGGCGGGTGTCGTCGTGCTTCTGGTCTACCACCAGGGCAATAAAGCAACGTAGCTTGGCAATCTGGACGGCGATGGGCTGGATGTCCACGCCGTAGATGCAGTTTTCAATCAGGTAGAGCTTGCGGGCGTAGTCGGGGTAGGTGA
It contains:
- a CDS encoding DUF4900 domain-containing protein, whose translation is MLSLRYLLLGIPSGGLLGPVAVAWTLGRLTWRRALVLTALALPLWALPIWQPYLWATLLWLVGLTALNAWAGGGLREGRHWLLGAGAVLGHLLLALGLILLFLVWFLSEQGHFVWPREWILGIGAALTPSGLLLLDNAYDLAGKLYLLDGTAVLEGRVHVAGVLGVQGSPWFAGAVTSGSCPALGVDGSCVGRGSGPGCDRPADLKPEPHRLDAQPGPEQRLEAASAPKI
- a CDS encoding disulfide bond formation protein B, giving the protein MDAKNKSPLDWGSLLLALAWLVAIVAMLGSLYYSEVRKFVPCTLCWYQRIAMYPLVFILGTALWRGDLKVKYYVLPLSLVGGSISVIHLLEQRGLLDTSAVCSSTVPCSVEYIPSFPIPLQALIAFALISVAMLLIRPKQG
- the ftsY gene encoding signal recognition particle-docking protein FtsY, which translates into the protein MSWLQRLREGLTKTRENITKAIPWSGNPEEVLEELEYALIAADVGVEATQEILEEVRASGKRDLREAVKEALVLQLEPDARRAKLRKLGFKPDAKKATVEPQGKVVLMVGVNGVGKTTTIAKLGQYYRSKGKSVMFCAGDTFRAAGGAQLGLWGQRLGIPVIQGEEGSDPAALAFDAASARKARGVDLLMVDTAGRLHTKHNLMEELAKVKRSIAKADPGEPGEVWLVLDAVTGQNGLEQAKRFNETAGLTGVIVTKLDGTAKGGVLVPIVRELGVPIKFIGVGEKADDLQPFDAGEFVEALLG
- a CDS encoding Eco57I restriction-modification methylase domain-containing protein: MNQELRKNLVIALRDFADKPLEQAARTLWRSLGYQSSRTAPLNLDDLPEPERLSELKAHTRQFCFLFQLTTEEIRLGLGAGRYENQIVKSYVFVALELKELEYTRGQLAEFTRRLSRAFPMPVMVLFKYGEYLTIAAVERRVNERDERKDVIERNKVTLIKDIRFQKPHRAHLDILADLALSSLSASKTITHFVELDRAWRKQLDTKELNQRFYRELANWFYWASTHPGVRFPDLGAETQPAEKKRKLQMQLIRLITRLIFVWFLREKGLVPDELFEPSKLKTFLKDFKPEDPQDSTYYQAILQNLFFATLNTEMGEGRRFKEDKGGYNPGYMVHSLYRYQSAFRDPQAALQVFSSVPFLNGGLFECLDREADKALGLPEQRIDGFSDRPERRAYVPNELFFAQELEADLNSFYGTKGKRYRVRGLIELLNSYKFTVSENTPIEEEVALDPELLGKVFENLLAAYNPETEETARKETGSFYTPRDVVDFMVDESLRVYLHEKLSGGHGIQTNLEARLRQLLAFHNETPPFSEEEKRWIIEAIDECKIIDPACGSGAFLLGALQKLVHILEQLDPGGQLWRERQEENLRREIEGDPEVQRLKLDLQTIQKISLEEARTKAEREVLERLQARLQALRDAFDPHLTYPDYARKLYLIENCIYGVDIQPIAVQIAKLRCFIALVVDQKHDDTRPNRGILPLPNLETKFVAANSLVPLNQQAAMLPLEVEAKEAELQKIRHQHFLARSFAKKKALRQRDAQIRAEIAQILEHSGFASDEARRMAQFDPYNQNDFARFFDAHWMFGLERGFDIVIGNPPYIRQEKIKADKPLYQRVYPDVYVGTADLYVYFFRLGLKLLREGGVLCYICSNKYFRSAYGAKLRHHLARQTRIRLLVDFGDAPVFTAIAYPSILLTQNARQGGQVMRVLNWNPQHNIENFRDTFEQAHFPMPQSSLTDDGWRIEGQETLALLDKLRKAGTPLGEYVGGRFYYGIKTGLNEAFVVDRATRDRLMAEHPSSAEVLKPFLRGRDVKRWQVDFSEQYLIKIESSENVRHPWSGKPQEEAERIFEKTYPAIHAFMQKYRNQLIQRYDQGHYYWELRACAYWKEFEQPKIVYPDISISNNFALDTEGYYVDCTLFLIPTADNYLLGLLNSTLVTWFFGYISPKVRGDFMRYKSIYVEQIPIPKPTPEAEALVTRLVDYILLAAREGAGEVVRVLEQVVDALVYELYLPEELHRAGCFPLRVLSEVCWPQNPTLDELRALVRKLSEPNHPLRSLVFSLDSIPEVRLIQQSAAKNQSARPVSEDSDAEE